A window from Hoeflea sp. IMCC20628 encodes these proteins:
- a CDS encoding bacterioferritin: MADNETMKNLQKALHMELTAAHQYQLHSHVLDDWGLDKLAAQMRKELHEELGHSDQFIERILFLRGDPDLEFYKKPKKADSLVEMFKSDLADEEEAIEFYTQASQHATEESDIGTRTLFEKIVLDEEGHKAWLELQLSLIDRLGEKAYSAKYVSGAGSDE; the protein is encoded by the coding sequence ATGGCTGACAATGAAACAATGAAGAATTTGCAAAAAGCGCTGCACATGGAACTGACTGCGGCGCACCAGTACCAGCTGCATTCGCATGTTCTTGACGATTGGGGCCTTGATAAACTGGCGGCCCAGATGCGGAAGGAATTGCACGAAGAGCTCGGCCATTCTGACCAGTTCATTGAAAGAATTCTGTTCCTGCGCGGCGATCCGGATCTGGAGTTTTACAAGAAACCCAAGAAGGCGGATTCGCTTGTCGAGATGTTCAAGTCCGATCTGGCCGACGAAGAAGAAGCCATCGAGTTTTACACCCAGGCCTCGCAGCACGCGACCGAGGAAAGCGACATCGGCACGCGGACGCTTTTTGAGAAAATCGTACTTGACGAGGAAGGGCACAAAGCCTGGCTTGAATTGCAGCTCAGCCTGATCGACAGGCTCGGCGAAAAGGCCTACAGCGCCAAGTATGTTTCCGGTGCCGGCTCCGACGAATAA
- a CDS encoding TetR family transcriptional regulator C-terminal domain-containing protein: MTANAGKPATESARRREPKALRREQLINATIDSLAKRGYAATTLADVADGAGLSRGIVNFHFTSKDNLLSETIRYLQDEYTANWQAMVSKAKSDTTSQLLAMVTADLDKKICRHRKLAAWFALLTEAKTKPTYQKLAWERDDKYRTTLASICRTAKQEGGYAFDAQSTADAIYAMQEGLWLRMMLFGKDYKRETALKVVLDTLCTIFPKHFADDGTPSNFQAED; encoded by the coding sequence GTGACAGCCAATGCGGGAAAACCGGCCACGGAATCGGCCAGACGACGCGAGCCCAAGGCGTTGCGCCGGGAGCAGTTGATCAACGCGACGATCGATTCACTGGCCAAGCGTGGCTATGCCGCAACCACACTGGCCGACGTGGCTGATGGCGCCGGGCTGTCGCGCGGGATTGTCAATTTCCATTTCACCAGCAAGGACAATTTGCTGAGCGAGACCATCAGGTACCTGCAGGACGAGTATACCGCGAACTGGCAGGCGATGGTGAGCAAGGCCAAGAGCGATACGACCTCGCAATTGCTGGCCATGGTGACGGCTGATCTGGACAAGAAGATATGTAGGCATCGCAAGCTTGCTGCCTGGTTCGCATTGCTCACCGAGGCCAAGACAAAGCCGACCTATCAGAAGCTGGCATGGGAGCGGGATGACAAGTACCGCACCACCCTGGCTTCTATTTGCCGAACAGCCAAGCAGGAAGGTGGATACGCCTTCGACGCACAGAGCACCGCCGACGCGATCTACGCCATGCAGGAGGGGCTTTGGCTCCGTATGATGCTGTTTGGCAAGGATTACAAGCGCGAGACAGCCCTCAAGGTGGTTCTCGATACGCTGTGCACGATTTTCCCCAAGCACTTCGCAGACGACGGAACTCCGTCGAACTTTCAAGCAGAAGACTAA
- a CDS encoding ABC transporter substrate-binding protein: MHKKTSRGLISSFAIALSLSVAPMAASAADSELTVFDWAGYEDPAFHPAYVEKNADSPTFAFFGDEEEAFQKLRTGFRADIGHPCSQSVVKWRDAGLLKPLDTSRIPEWDNVLPGFKTMKDLMTTEDGQAWMVPFDWGNTAVTYRTDKVDEADITSLRAFADPKFKDRVSIGDNVDDAYALASLAIGLTDWAKMTDAQFEEASAFLREVHKNVRLYWTDNTELSQAMAGEEVDLAWAWNETATTLIADEVPVAIKKDTDEGLSTWVCGYVLLEGGEGNEDKAYDFVNATLDPAVSSYLVSEWGYGHGNAKGMGAIDAGTLDGAGYGDLSAFVDKTLFQSPVPIELKQKMIAEFEKIKAGY; the protein is encoded by the coding sequence ATGCATAAGAAAACATCCAGGGGTTTGATTTCGAGCTTTGCCATCGCTTTGTCGCTCAGCGTAGCGCCGATGGCCGCATCGGCTGCCGACAGTGAACTGACCGTGTTTGACTGGGCAGGATACGAAGACCCCGCGTTTCATCCTGCCTATGTCGAGAAAAATGCTGATTCCCCGACATTCGCCTTCTTCGGTGACGAGGAAGAAGCATTCCAGAAACTCCGGACCGGCTTTAGAGCCGATATCGGGCATCCCTGTTCGCAGAGCGTGGTGAAGTGGCGCGATGCGGGCTTGCTGAAGCCGCTCGATACGTCACGCATTCCCGAATGGGACAATGTCCTGCCCGGTTTCAAGACGATGAAGGATCTGATGACCACCGAGGACGGCCAGGCGTGGATGGTGCCGTTTGACTGGGGCAACACCGCGGTTACCTACCGCACTGACAAGGTGGACGAGGCCGACATCACATCGCTGAGGGCCTTTGCTGATCCGAAATTCAAGGACCGCGTGTCCATCGGTGACAATGTCGACGATGCCTATGCGCTGGCCTCCCTTGCCATCGGCCTGACCGATTGGGCCAAGATGACCGATGCACAGTTTGAGGAAGCGTCTGCCTTCCTGCGCGAGGTTCACAAGAATGTGCGTCTCTACTGGACCGACAACACCGAACTGAGCCAGGCGATGGCCGGTGAGGAAGTCGATCTGGCCTGGGCCTGGAATGAAACCGCGACCACGCTGATTGCCGACGAAGTGCCTGTGGCGATCAAGAAGGATACCGATGAGGGCTTGTCGACCTGGGTTTGCGGCTATGTGCTGCTTGAGGGCGGCGAAGGCAATGAAGACAAGGCCTATGATTTTGTCAACGCCACGCTCGACCCTGCGGTGTCCTCCTACCTCGTGTCGGAATGGGGTTATGGCCACGGCAATGCCAAGGGCATGGGCGCGATCGATGCGGGAACGCTGGACGGCGCTGGTTACGGGGACCTTTCGGCATTTGTCGACAAGACCCTGTTCCAGTCTCCGGTTCCGATCGAGCTGAAGCAGAAGATGATTGCTGAATTCGAGAAGATCAAAGCCGGTTACTGA
- a CDS encoding NAD(P)/FAD-dependent oxidoreductase → MSGRYDAIIIGAGHNGLVAAAMLARKGRKVLVLEARDHLGGMLGDDGFRVAPLPYALRPEIIKTLGLPAQLMGTSKPIQTISFNPEGSPVSILGGQATGVAPEMAQAYATFHGRLGRQAKALGVMMLQPPPGLGKASFGEMTALARMALKMRLLGKTEMRDLLRIILSNAWDLLNDEIGDGPLAGALAMDATLGGAMGPRSPGTVLTLLYRMASQSTHGHGLRVMPQGGPDALVKALSDCVTAAGGEIRTGAPVEKILVDQDKAAGVKLLSGEEIAAPLVLSNVSPKTTLMTLLGVEHLDGEFVRRCRNMASKGMVSRLDFDIAQAPTLGTGSPLKNSQRLVIAPTMQAIETAFNAAKYGDLPDRPVLEAIYDSSANRLCVSAQFTPYDLNGGWTENAKAKLAVSVLAVLEQALPGISYAVTASRVMSPVDIETGYGASGGHWHHGELRVDQLLMLRPFDGAAQYRMPVKGLYLCGAGAHPGGDISGAPGFNAATAALRDGGN, encoded by the coding sequence ATGAGCGGGCGCTACGACGCAATCATCATCGGTGCCGGCCACAATGGTCTTGTCGCTGCAGCCATGCTCGCCCGCAAGGGCCGCAAGGTGCTGGTGCTCGAAGCCCGCGACCATCTCGGCGGCATGCTCGGCGACGACGGTTTCCGCGTAGCACCCCTGCCCTATGCGCTGCGCCCCGAGATCATCAAGACACTGGGACTCCCTGCGCAGCTGATGGGCACATCAAAGCCGATCCAGACCATATCGTTCAATCCTGAGGGCTCTCCGGTCTCCATTCTGGGCGGTCAGGCGACAGGTGTCGCGCCGGAGATGGCTCAGGCCTACGCAACATTTCACGGCCGCCTCGGTCGCCAGGCCAAGGCGCTTGGCGTGATGATGCTTCAACCACCGCCGGGATTGGGCAAGGCCAGCTTTGGTGAAATGACCGCGCTCGCCCGCATGGCGTTGAAAATGCGGCTGCTTGGCAAGACCGAAATGCGTGATCTGTTGCGGATCATCCTGTCCAATGCCTGGGATCTGCTCAATGACGAAATCGGCGATGGACCGCTGGCCGGTGCGCTGGCGATGGACGCAACGCTTGGCGGCGCCATGGGGCCGCGCTCACCCGGCACGGTTCTGACGCTGCTCTACCGCATGGCCTCGCAGTCAACGCACGGCCATGGTCTGCGGGTGATGCCCCAAGGCGGGCCGGACGCTCTGGTCAAGGCCTTGAGCGATTGCGTGACTGCCGCCGGCGGCGAAATCCGAACCGGCGCGCCGGTGGAAAAAATCCTAGTAGATCAGGACAAGGCGGCAGGCGTCAAGCTCCTATCCGGAGAGGAAATTGCGGCCCCGCTGGTGCTGTCCAACGTGTCTCCGAAAACCACGCTGATGACACTTCTTGGTGTCGAGCATCTGGATGGCGAATTCGTCCGGCGCTGCCGCAACATGGCATCCAAAGGCATGGTCAGCCGTCTGGATTTCGACATCGCCCAAGCGCCGACTCTCGGCACCGGCAGCCCCCTCAAAAACAGCCAGAGGCTGGTGATCGCTCCCACCATGCAGGCGATCGAAACCGCCTTCAACGCCGCCAAATATGGCGATCTGCCCGATCGGCCAGTGCTGGAAGCAATCTACGACTCCAGCGCCAACCGTCTCTGTGTCAGCGCCCAGTTCACGCCTTATGATCTGAATGGTGGCTGGACCGAAAACGCCAAGGCCAAGCTTGCGGTCTCGGTGCTTGCCGTTCTTGAACAGGCCCTGCCCGGCATATCCTACGCTGTCACCGCCAGCCGGGTGATGTCGCCAGTCGATATCGAAACCGGCTACGGCGCTTCCGGCGGACATTGGCATCACGGCGAATTGCGGGTCGACCAACTGTTGATGCTGCGGCCCTTCGACGGCGCCGCCCAATACCGGATGCCGGTGAAGGGCCTTTATCTGTGCGGCG
- a CDS encoding class I SAM-dependent methyltransferase: MADGVSNSTMKVQAGNAPDHAPEYDDRAIRFLEALWGEGFLSPGGPDEVRRIVADIDFAGKHVLDIGCGSGGITLFLAREYQPANIIGFDVEQPVVDLATSRAAEQNLQGRASFVRGAPGPLPFAEQSFDVVFSKDALIHVADKEALFADIFRVLKPGGRFVASDWLTSHDGDPSEAMRTYLAAEGLSFGMASAARYEAAMSRAGFADVRTVNRNGWYREVARNELERLKGPLYASVAQAVGTEYVDKNIKTWSAMQTVLDNGEHCPTHVFGTRPDKSLPYEEGKTL, from the coding sequence ATGGCAGATGGCGTCTCCAATTCGACAATGAAGGTGCAGGCCGGCAACGCGCCCGATCATGCTCCGGAATATGACGATAGGGCCATACGGTTTCTGGAAGCGCTATGGGGTGAAGGTTTCCTGTCGCCTGGCGGTCCTGATGAAGTTCGCAGGATTGTCGCGGATATCGATTTTGCCGGCAAGCATGTGCTCGATATCGGCTGCGGATCAGGTGGGATCACGCTGTTTCTGGCCCGCGAATACCAGCCCGCAAACATCATCGGTTTTGATGTGGAACAGCCGGTCGTCGATCTGGCGACCAGCCGCGCTGCTGAGCAGAACCTGCAGGGCAGGGCGAGTTTTGTGCGCGGCGCACCAGGGCCGTTGCCGTTTGCCGAGCAGAGCTTTGATGTGGTGTTTTCCAAGGACGCGCTCATTCACGTGGCCGACAAGGAAGCACTGTTTGCCGATATCTTCCGGGTGCTCAAGCCCGGTGGACGGTTTGTCGCCAGCGATTGGCTGACGTCGCATGATGGCGATCCATCGGAGGCGATGCGGACCTACCTCGCGGCTGAAGGGTTGAGTTTTGGCATGGCGTCAGCTGCGCGCTACGAAGCGGCGATGTCACGGGCCGGTTTTGCCGATGTCCGAACCGTCAACAGGAATGGCTGGTACCGTGAGGTTGCGCGCAATGAGTTGGAGCGGCTCAAAGGGCCGCTTTATGCCTCGGTCGCACAGGCTGTCGGGACGGAATATGTCGACAAAAACATCAAGACCTGGAGCGCCATGCAGACGGTGCTCGACAACGGCGAACACTGTCCAACTCATGTGTTCGGGACCAGACCAGATAAATCGCTGCCTTATGAAGAAGGAAAGACACTCTGA
- a CDS encoding ABC transporter permease has translation MRFLPSSKRVLSSYVIIYVAILYFPVLLLPIFSFNDSATPKLPLVGFTFKWYESLAGNEAMHGAAWNSLLVGITAAFLSTILGICAARAMTRHRFRGKGAASGLIMAPLILPEIIIAISLLVVMLGLGLQLSLITVIMGHLLICMPYSVTVLVSGFEGFDPSMEEASLDLGESAIGTLRRVTLPMLAPSIVSSLLVTFTISLDEFILAFFLSGTEPTLPVYIWGQLRFAAKLPNVLALGSILIAASLVLLTAAELFRRRAERKLAIRP, from the coding sequence ATGAGATTTCTGCCCTCCTCCAAACGCGTCTTGTCGAGCTATGTGATCATCTATGTGGCGATCCTGTATTTTCCGGTTCTGCTGCTGCCCATTTTTTCCTTCAATGATTCCGCCACGCCAAAACTGCCGTTGGTCGGATTCACCTTCAAATGGTACGAAAGCCTTGCCGGCAACGAAGCCATGCACGGTGCGGCCTGGAATTCGCTGCTGGTCGGCATCACCGCCGCCTTTCTGAGCACCATCCTCGGCATTTGCGCCGCGCGCGCCATGACAAGGCACCGCTTTCGCGGCAAGGGCGCAGCCAGCGGCCTGATCATGGCCCCGCTGATCCTGCCGGAAATCATCATCGCCATATCGCTGCTCGTGGTGATGCTCGGTCTCGGCCTGCAATTGTCGCTGATCACCGTCATCATGGGACATCTGCTGATCTGCATGCCCTATTCGGTGACCGTACTGGTCTCCGGTTTCGAAGGCTTCGATCCCAGCATGGAGGAAGCCTCTCTCGATCTCGGCGAATCCGCCATCGGAACCTTGCGGCGGGTGACGCTGCCAATGCTGGCGCCGTCGATAGTCTCCAGTCTTCTGGTCACCTTCACTATTTCGCTCGATGAATTCATTCTGGCGTTTTTCCTCAGTGGCACCGAACCGACCTTGCCGGTCTATATCTGGGGCCAATTGCGGTTTGCCGCCAAACTGCCCAACGTGCTGGCGCTCGGCTCGATCCTGATTGCCGCATCACTGGTATTGCTCACGGCTGCTGAACTATTCCGGCGGCGGGCTGAGCGAAAACTGGCGATCCGCCCATGA
- a CDS encoding TetR family transcriptional regulator C-terminal domain-containing protein → MVQQADEQKISPTSLKTQARMIDAVVDVVARHGISGTTFANVSATAGVSQGALVFHFKTKDGLLTETLSRLLQEYEQAWSAAFASPDPLTRILGLIRADFSPSICSRKKLALWFSFWGEAGAKPLYNKICVESEIARYEAMLASCRDLVEMSGGPDPVLLTNSIDAFTDGLWLQMHMQGFPITRTEAFDSALAHLRLLLPHCADQI, encoded by the coding sequence ATGGTGCAGCAGGCTGATGAACAGAAGATCTCCCCGACGAGCCTTAAAACACAGGCCCGGATGATCGACGCAGTTGTGGACGTTGTGGCGCGTCACGGCATCAGCGGCACCACGTTTGCCAATGTGTCGGCGACGGCAGGTGTATCTCAAGGCGCGCTGGTTTTTCACTTCAAGACCAAGGATGGCCTGTTGACGGAAACCCTGTCGCGGTTGCTACAGGAATACGAACAGGCCTGGAGCGCGGCATTCGCATCGCCTGATCCGCTGACACGCATTCTTGGTCTGATCCGTGCTGATTTCAGCCCGTCTATCTGCAGCCGAAAAAAGCTGGCCTTGTGGTTCTCATTCTGGGGCGAGGCTGGCGCAAAGCCGCTGTACAACAAGATCTGCGTCGAATCCGAGATCGCGCGCTATGAGGCCATGCTTGCCAGTTGCCGGGATCTTGTCGAGATGTCAGGCGGGCCTGATCCGGTGCTGCTGACCAACTCCATCGACGCTTTCACTGACGGACTTTGGCTGCAGATGCATATGCAGGGTTTTCCCATTACCCGCACCGAGGCGTTCGACTCTGCCTTGGCGCATCTGCGTCTTCTCCTGCCGCATTGCGCCGATCAGATCTGA
- a CDS encoding ABC transporter ATP-binding protein produces the protein MIEIQNVDKYFGSFRALDTLNTSINEGEFFSLLGPSGCGKTTLLRMIGGFDNPTSGEILIGGKSMAGIPPNLRPTNMVFQSYAIFPHLNVFENIAYGLKRLRLNRAEEEDRVKQALAQVELTGLGPRMGNELSGGQRQRVALARALVMRPKVLLLDEPLSALDKSLREQMQVELRHLQRQIGITFVLVTHDQYEALSMSDRIAVMFSGQIAQIAEPKEIYQNPATRQVADFLGGMNFLTASELVVTGTDFRAILPGIGAISGHLSGKAISDPATAIIGIRPERLRIVWEGETADPVISGKVVDRNYFGEVTSLLIGIEGQSEHLSIVETNDFGADDIPIGSDIRITHDRDAFVIMQG, from the coding sequence ATGATTGAAATCCAAAATGTCGACAAGTACTTTGGCAGCTTTCGGGCGCTAGACACGCTCAACACCAGCATCAACGAAGGCGAGTTCTTCTCGCTTCTCGGGCCTTCGGGTTGCGGCAAGACCACATTGCTTCGGATGATTGGCGGCTTTGACAATCCGACCTCCGGCGAGATCCTGATCGGCGGCAAATCCATGGCTGGTATTCCGCCAAACCTGCGGCCCACCAACATGGTGTTTCAGAGCTACGCCATCTTCCCTCACCTCAATGTCTTCGAAAATATCGCCTATGGCCTGAAGCGCCTGCGTCTGAACCGTGCAGAAGAGGAAGACCGGGTCAAACAGGCCTTGGCCCAGGTCGAGCTGACTGGGCTTGGTCCGAGAATGGGCAACGAGCTCTCAGGCGGGCAGCGTCAGCGCGTCGCACTGGCGCGCGCATTGGTAATGCGCCCAAAGGTGCTGCTGCTGGATGAACCGCTCTCCGCGCTCGACAAGAGTTTGCGCGAACAGATGCAGGTGGAACTCAGGCATCTGCAGCGCCAGATCGGCATCACCTTCGTGCTGGTCACCCACGACCAGTATGAGGCGCTGAGCATGTCGGACCGGATTGCGGTGATGTTTTCCGGCCAGATCGCCCAGATCGCTGAACCCAAGGAAATCTACCAAAATCCGGCAACCCGCCAGGTCGCCGATTTCCTCGGTGGCATGAACTTCCTCACCGCCTCCGAGCTGGTCGTCACCGGCACGGACTTCAGGGCGATCCTGCCCGGCATCGGTGCCATCAGCGGTCATTTGTCCGGCAAGGCGATTTCCGACCCGGCCACCGCGATTATCGGCATAAGACCCGAACGGCTGCGCATCGTTTGGGAAGGCGAAACGGCAGACCCGGTGATCAGCGGCAAGGTCGTCGACCGCAACTATTTTGGCGAAGTGACGTCGCTTCTGATCGGAATCGAAGGCCAGAGCGAGCATCTGTCGATTGTCGAAACCAATGATTTCGGCGCCGACGACATTCCGATCGGCTCGGACATCCGCATCACCCATGACCGCGACGCCTTCGTCATCATGCAGGGCTGA
- a CDS encoding ABC transporter permease, with translation MRSDTGKGWLTISPPLLYAMLLLIGPIIVIVANSFWSQDYLTIDQTFTLKNYKAALTEPIYRDLLMRSLFVSVTVAFVTVILAYPVAWFVSFHGGRYKGLWLFVITVPFWSGYLLRILSWKVILGYKGVLNTGLLYLGIITEPLSTLIYNVNAVIITLAHSWAAFAILPLFVSLEKLDRSLLEAAADLGDGPFRRFLRITLPLTMPGIIAALMIVMIPTVGDYVTPKLVGGKDGIMIANAIQVQFGKASNWPLGAALAVSTMVIVSLVAGAIVLLLTSMKRLLK, from the coding sequence ATGCGTTCGGACACCGGCAAGGGCTGGCTGACCATTTCGCCGCCACTGCTCTACGCCATGCTGTTGTTGATCGGCCCGATCATCGTGATTGTCGCCAACAGCTTCTGGTCGCAGGATTACCTGACCATCGACCAGACCTTCACGTTGAAAAACTACAAGGCAGCGCTGACCGAACCCATCTACCGCGATCTTTTGATGCGCTCGCTGTTCGTGTCGGTGACAGTTGCGTTTGTCACCGTCATCCTCGCCTACCCGGTCGCCTGGTTCGTGTCGTTTCATGGCGGACGCTACAAGGGCCTTTGGCTGTTTGTCATCACCGTGCCGTTCTGGTCCGGCTATCTGCTGCGGATCCTCTCGTGGAAGGTCATTCTTGGCTACAAGGGTGTGCTCAACACCGGCCTTCTGTATCTCGGCATCATCACCGAGCCTTTGAGTACGCTGATCTACAACGTCAACGCCGTCATCATCACCCTTGCCCACAGCTGGGCGGCCTTCGCCATCCTGCCGCTGTTCGTCTCGCTCGAAAAACTCGACCGCTCGTTGCTCGAGGCCGCAGCCGATCTCGGCGATGGCCCGTTTCGGCGGTTCTTGCGAATTACGTTGCCACTGACCATGCCTGGCATCATCGCCGCTCTGATGATCGTGATGATCCCGACGGTGGGTGATTATGTGACGCCAAAGCTGGTTGGCGGAAAGGACGGCATCATGATCGCCAACGCCATTCAGGTGCAGTTCGGCAAGGCCTCGAACTGGCCGTTGGGTGCGGCGCTGGCAGTCAGCACCATGGTGATTGTCTCCCTGGTCGCCGGCGCGATTGTCCTGTTGCTCACCAGCATGAAGAGGCTTCTCAAATGA
- a CDS encoding NAD(P)/FAD-dependent oxidoreductase, with protein sequence MKYDAIIVGAGHNGLTAACFMARAGLKTLIVEKEDHVGGAAVSLSLTPGWTYSNCSYVCSLLRPEIIRALELPKHGLQVIPYEGGGVFNSKGEYFAYMSDHDALRRELIRHSPRDADGYERYSRAVMRQCKFIKPLLLRTAPDPASLKPRDISELLYILKRFHNLGAREMAETVRFWTMSIAEYLDQYFETPMIKAYIAGSGIIGTGLGPYSPGTAYVLLHHYMGEVDGAIGAWGFARGGMGSITQAMARSFEASGGEIRTGSGLDHFTVKDGKVRGVVLDNGDELQAETVVSGMDVRRTFINHTAEKELPQDFVKGVKRYRFRGSSGKLNVALDDMPTFTGAPKDAAFLRGDLHFLDDMAEIERAYDDWKDGRWSASPYVDFLIPTQIDPTMAPPGKHYATIFVQYAPYELADGEWNDTNREAFAETVISKIERHSPDFRKLIVHKEIRTPKDIEDQVGLTEGNIFQGELTFDQLLFNRPVPGYAQYRSPIKGLYMCGSSTHPGGGVMGAPGANAAREVLSDLGHKIDMGLSA encoded by the coding sequence ATGAAATACGACGCGATCATCGTGGGCGCGGGCCACAACGGCCTCACCGCCGCCTGTTTCATGGCCCGGGCCGGATTGAAGACCCTTATCGTCGAGAAAGAGGACCACGTCGGCGGTGCTGCGGTCAGCCTGTCGCTGACACCCGGCTGGACCTATTCCAACTGCTCCTATGTCTGCTCGCTGCTGCGCCCCGAGATCATCCGCGCACTGGAATTGCCGAAACACGGCTTGCAGGTGATCCCCTATGAGGGCGGCGGCGTGTTCAATTCCAAGGGCGAGTATTTCGCCTATATGTCCGACCATGACGCGCTGCGCCGCGAGCTGATCCGCCATTCGCCGCGCGATGCCGATGGCTATGAGCGCTATTCCCGCGCGGTGATGCGCCAATGCAAATTCATCAAGCCGCTGCTGCTGCGCACCGCACCCGACCCGGCGTCGCTCAAACCCCGCGATATCTCGGAGCTGCTCTATATCCTCAAGCGCTTCCACAATCTCGGCGCCCGGGAGATGGCCGAGACTGTCCGCTTCTGGACCATGTCGATCGCCGAATATCTCGACCAGTATTTCGAAACCCCGATGATCAAGGCGTATATCGCCGGCTCCGGCATCATCGGCACCGGCCTCGGCCCCTACTCCCCCGGCACGGCCTATGTCCTGTTGCATCACTACATGGGCGAAGTCGACGGAGCCATCGGCGCCTGGGGCTTTGCCCGCGGCGGCATGGGCTCGATCACCCAGGCCATGGCCCGCTCATTTGAAGCCTCGGGCGGCGAAATCCGCACCGGCTCCGGTCTTGACCATTTCACCGTCAAGGATGGCAAGGTCCGCGGCGTGGTTCTCGACAATGGCGACGAACTGCAGGCAGAAACGGTCGTCTCCGGTATGGATGTGCGCCGCACCTTCATCAACCACACCGCGGAAAAGGAACTGCCGCAGGACTTCGTCAAGGGCGTCAAACGCTACCGCTTTCGCGGCTCCTCGGGAAAGCTCAATGTCGCGCTTGACGACATGCCGACATTCACCGGCGCGCCCAAAGACGCCGCGTTCCTGCGTGGTGATTTGCATTTCCTCGACGATATGGCCGAGATCGAACGCGCCTATGATGATTGGAAGGACGGACGCTGGTCAGCCAGCCCCTATGTCGATTTCCTTATCCCGACCCAGATCGACCCGACCATGGCCCCGCCCGGAAAACACTACGCCACCATCTTCGTGCAATACGCGCCTTACGAACTCGCGGATGGCGAATGGAACGACACAAACCGCGAGGCCTTCGCCGAAACCGTGATCTCCAAGATCGAGCGCCACAGCCCGGATTTCCGCAAGCTGATTGTGCACAAGGAAATCCGGACGCCGAAGGACATCGAGGATCAGGTCGGTCTCACCGAGGGCAACATCTTCCAGGGCGAGCTGACTTTCGACCAGCTTCTGTTCAACCGTCCGGTGCCCGGCTACGCCCAGTACCGCTCGCCGATCAAGGGGCTGTATATGTGCGGCTCCTCCACCCATCCCGGCGGCGGCGTCATGGGAGCGCCCGGCGCCAACGCCGCGCGTGAAGTCCTGAGCGACCTCGGCCACAAGATCGACATGGGGCTATCAGCATGA